In a genomic window of Curtobacterium sp. MCBD17_035:
- a CDS encoding GNAT family N-acetyltransferase, producing the protein MGTDIQFRVGHDEREWDALVAASPGATAFHDWSWLRMQTDLHGWRFEPLVVEHRGRAVGVFPVLLRSPRRARPADPPFPFVGPLVPEALLASTLRQFRRWQLVHRVPVVRFDFGPGVAAAGEAALVGNGSEWSADRTFVIDLVGSSPESLVAGMKRGARQALRAAGRHAVEVRPALPDEVTTLLPRVLSESYESRGVPSPYPSEIGERVARWAADRSDVYLSTALVAGEPVGVLVALGSHDVVTGWAGGTLRAHRAVNPSTVLYHDMLQWSLARGHSAVDLVGYVDLGVSRFKMSLGAVERPYVNAVSSPVPRFVRSAVARVRDRGTAAGPR; encoded by the coding sequence GTGGGAACGGACATCCAGTTCCGAGTCGGCCACGACGAGCGCGAGTGGGACGCCCTCGTCGCGGCGAGTCCGGGCGCCACCGCATTCCACGACTGGTCGTGGCTCCGGATGCAGACCGACCTCCACGGTTGGCGGTTCGAGCCCCTGGTCGTCGAGCACCGCGGCCGTGCGGTCGGCGTGTTCCCCGTCCTGCTGCGGTCGCCCCGCAGAGCGCGACCCGCGGATCCGCCGTTCCCCTTCGTCGGACCGCTCGTGCCCGAGGCGCTCCTGGCGAGCACGTTGCGCCAGTTCCGACGCTGGCAGCTCGTGCACCGGGTGCCGGTCGTCCGGTTCGACTTCGGGCCCGGCGTCGCGGCGGCCGGCGAAGCAGCACTGGTCGGCAACGGATCCGAGTGGAGCGCCGACCGCACGTTCGTCATCGACCTGGTCGGTTCCTCGCCCGAGTCCCTGGTGGCCGGCATGAAACGCGGCGCGCGCCAGGCCCTCCGCGCGGCCGGACGTCACGCGGTGGAGGTCAGACCCGCGCTGCCCGACGAGGTCACGACGTTGCTGCCGCGGGTCCTGAGCGAGTCCTACGAGAGCCGGGGCGTGCCCTCGCCCTATCCCTCGGAGATCGGCGAGCGCGTCGCACGCTGGGCAGCGGATCGGTCCGACGTCTACCTCTCCACCGCACTCGTCGCGGGGGAACCGGTCGGTGTGCTCGTCGCGCTGGGGAGCCACGACGTGGTGACGGGATGGGCGGGTGGAACGCTCCGAGCGCACCGCGCCGTCAACCCGAGCACCGTGCTGTACCACGACATGCTCCAGTGGTCCCTCGCCCGGGGCCACAGCGCGGTCGACCTCGTCGGCTACGTCGACCTGGGCGTGAGCAGGTTCAAGATGTCGCTCGGGGCCGTCGAGCGGCCGTACGTCAACGCCGTCTCGTCGCCGGTGCCGCGCTTCGTGCGATCCGCCGTCGCCCGGGTCCGGGACCGTGGCACGGCGGCCGGCCCGCGCTGA
- a CDS encoding AraC family transcriptional regulator, producing the protein MVHPAQSDALSDVFDQVEVRGLMTGGFAVRGSWTSHGTITRPLKLVALVAGSARIVVDGPGGPIGPVELGPGDVVVLNHRTHMEVRGGVGDGPPAEFVPDTRFDSMALAAADLSTDDVLVGGWIQVNPAGQALFRTALPGLVHVRASTPAAARLATLVAQLFREASSGRLGSAFAIRQNAQLILLEVLRAYLEQERPPVGWFRLLADEPLAPALRLMHDHPGRSWGLAELARAAGMSRTTFAERFRTVAGVPPLAYLSRWRMLLAQRALRNPDVRVGALAAELGYGSESAFSTAFKRAVGVSPAHWRRRSSEQTGDAPAPAIAAG; encoded by the coding sequence ATGGTCCATCCCGCGCAGAGCGACGCCCTGTCCGACGTCTTCGACCAGGTCGAGGTCCGCGGCCTGATGACCGGTGGCTTCGCGGTCCGCGGTTCGTGGACGTCCCACGGGACGATCACGCGGCCGCTCAAGCTCGTCGCGCTCGTCGCCGGTTCCGCTCGCATCGTCGTCGACGGACCCGGAGGACCGATCGGGCCCGTCGAACTGGGCCCCGGCGACGTCGTCGTGCTGAACCACCGGACGCACATGGAGGTCCGGGGTGGCGTCGGCGACGGACCGCCTGCGGAGTTCGTCCCCGACACGCGCTTCGACTCCATGGCGTTGGCCGCGGCCGACCTGTCCACGGACGACGTCCTCGTCGGCGGGTGGATCCAGGTCAACCCGGCCGGGCAGGCGCTGTTCCGGACCGCGCTGCCCGGTCTCGTGCACGTCCGCGCCTCGACGCCCGCGGCCGCCCGACTCGCCACCCTGGTGGCGCAACTGTTCCGCGAGGCATCGAGTGGACGCCTGGGGTCCGCGTTCGCCATCCGTCAGAACGCGCAACTCATCCTCCTGGAGGTCCTCCGCGCGTACCTGGAGCAGGAGCGTCCGCCCGTCGGGTGGTTCCGCCTGCTCGCCGACGAACCGCTCGCGCCCGCGCTCCGACTCATGCACGATCACCCCGGCCGGTCCTGGGGCCTCGCCGAGCTCGCACGTGCCGCCGGGATGTCCCGCACGACCTTCGCCGAGCGGTTCCGGACGGTCGCCGGCGTCCCACCCCTCGCGTACCTGTCACGGTGGCGGATGCTGCTCGCGCAACGGGCGCTCCGCAACCCCGACGTCCGCGTCGGTGCCCTGGCCGCGGAGCTCGGCTACGGCTCGGAGAGCGCCTTCAGCACCGCGTTCAAGCGTGCGGTGGGCGTCTCCCCCGCCCACTGGCGTCGCCGCTCGTCGGAGCAGACCGGTGACGCACCGGCACCGGCGATCGCGGCCGGCTGA
- a CDS encoding SDR family NAD(P)-dependent oxidoreductase: MTSQQIPLGTPFTAASTATDVLQGVDLTGEEAIVTGGHSRLGREVSRALAAAGASVTVAARDTARAAEAVAGIDGVRVEQLDLTDPDSIDAFAARWNETGRPVHMLVNNAAVLFTPELQLDARGHELAFSTSHLGHFQLTRALLPALRAAHGARVVTVTSGAARIGGVRWDDLDFRSGYDPVAAYAQSKRANVLFTVELDRRTAGQDIRAFAVHPGVVIGPGPHAPARIDSYRAQGLVDEHGATVIDPEVGKKTVEQGAATIVFGAASPWLDGVGGVYLKDNDVAVLDDVERPVTADSIPADANSAMRDPADARRLWELSEQLLA, from the coding sequence ATGACCTCGCAGCAGATCCCCCTCGGGACGCCGTTCACCGCAGCCTCCACCGCAACCGACGTCCTCCAGGGCGTCGACCTCACCGGGGAGGAGGCGATCGTCACCGGTGGCCACAGCAGGCTGGGCCGCGAGGTCTCCCGCGCCCTCGCGGCCGCCGGTGCGTCGGTCACGGTCGCCGCCCGCGACACCGCCCGCGCCGCCGAGGCGGTCGCCGGGATCGACGGCGTGCGCGTCGAGCAGCTCGACCTCACCGACCCGGACTCGATCGACGCCTTCGCCGCGCGGTGGAACGAGACCGGACGGCCGGTGCACATGCTCGTGAACAACGCCGCGGTGCTGTTCACCCCCGAGCTCCAGCTCGACGCGCGCGGGCACGAACTCGCCTTCTCGACGTCCCACCTCGGTCACTTCCAGCTCACGCGTGCCCTCCTCCCGGCCCTCCGGGCGGCGCACGGGGCACGCGTCGTCACCGTGACCTCCGGCGCGGCCCGCATCGGGGGCGTGCGGTGGGACGACCTCGACTTCCGGTCCGGCTACGACCCCGTCGCGGCGTACGCCCAGTCGAAGCGGGCGAACGTGTTGTTCACGGTCGAGCTCGACCGACGCACCGCGGGGCAGGACATCCGGGCCTTCGCGGTGCACCCCGGCGTCGTCATCGGACCCGGCCCGCACGCACCCGCGCGCATCGACTCCTACCGCGCGCAGGGTCTCGTCGACGAGCACGGTGCCACCGTCATCGACCCGGAGGTGGGCAAGAAGACGGTCGAGCAGGGCGCCGCCACCATCGTGTTCGGCGCGGCCAGCCCGTGGCTCGACGGGGTCGGTGGCGTCTACCTCAAGGACAACGACGTCGCCGTGCTCGACGACGTCGAGCGCCCGGTGACCGCCGACAGCATCCCGGCCGACGCGAACTCGGCGATGCGTGACCCCGCCGACGCACGGCGCCTGTGGGAGCTGAGCGAACAGCTGCTCGCCTGA
- a CDS encoding heme-degrading domain-containing protein encodes MSTRSVEDDEELAMAALRDLQPEEKLERLLAEERELEQERFDLDDAWAVGSWLRATAIERGLGVGVAVAFGEQRVFHVATPGSGAVNDAWLDRKFRVVRHFGHSTLAVRTQYEADGTTFGASSALDPLLYQAAGGGFPLRVRGALVGVLGVSGLEMHADHELVVEALRAHRSASSA; translated from the coding sequence GTGTCGACCCGATCGGTCGAGGACGACGAGGAGTTGGCGATGGCGGCACTGCGCGACCTGCAGCCCGAGGAGAAGCTCGAGCGCCTGCTCGCCGAGGAGCGTGAACTCGAGCAGGAGCGCTTCGACCTCGACGACGCATGGGCGGTCGGCTCCTGGCTGCGGGCGACCGCGATCGAGCGCGGGCTCGGCGTCGGCGTCGCCGTCGCCTTCGGTGAGCAGCGGGTGTTCCACGTCGCGACGCCCGGATCCGGCGCGGTGAACGACGCGTGGCTGGATCGGAAGTTCCGGGTCGTTCGCCACTTCGGGCACTCGACGCTCGCGGTCCGGACGCAGTACGAGGCCGACGGCACGACGTTCGGGGCCTCCTCCGCGCTCGACCCGCTGCTGTACCAGGCGGCTGGGGGCGGATTCCCGCTCCGGGTCCGTGGCGCGCTCGTCGGGGTCCTCGGCGTCAGCGGACTCGAGATGCACGCCGATCACGAGTTGGTGGTGGAGGCACTCCGGGCGCACCGCTCGGCCTCCAGCGCGTGA
- a CDS encoding class I SAM-dependent methyltransferase, with the protein MSDPLLEQTRSGYDAAADTYAEHLPDTSFEAPIDMAMVDHFAHMLPRAATVLDAGCGTGRMLRHLQDRDGTMRLTGVDISSGMLAHAARRGIAVDLRQSDLAALPFDDATFAGVLAWYSIIHTAPDGLRDVITEVRRVLRPDGVFLLGFQAGTGTRTIERPYGQEAPLTAFLHEPSSVTGLLRSLGFRVDAVLDRAPRQVERHRQGFVLARTAG; encoded by the coding sequence GTGAGCGACCCGCTTCTCGAGCAGACCCGATCCGGGTACGACGCAGCGGCGGACACCTACGCGGAACACCTGCCGGACACGTCCTTCGAAGCGCCGATCGACATGGCGATGGTCGATCACTTCGCGCACATGCTCCCTCGTGCCGCGACCGTCCTCGACGCCGGATGCGGCACCGGCAGGATGCTCCGGCACCTGCAGGACCGTGACGGGACGATGCGGCTCACCGGCGTCGACATCTCGTCCGGGATGCTGGCCCACGCCGCCCGACGAGGGATCGCGGTGGACCTACGGCAGAGCGACCTCGCGGCCCTGCCGTTCGACGATGCCACGTTCGCGGGCGTGCTCGCGTGGTACTCGATCATCCACACGGCACCCGACGGACTGCGGGACGTCATCACCGAGGTGCGGCGGGTGCTCCGCCCGGATGGCGTGTTCCTGCTCGGGTTCCAGGCCGGTACCGGCACACGGACGATCGAGCGGCCGTACGGACAGGAGGCCCCCCTCACGGCGTTCCTGCACGAGCCGTCGTCGGTCACCGGGCTCCTGCGGTCACTCGGGTTCCGCGTCGACGCCGTCCTCGACCGCGCGCCCCGGCAGGTGGAGCGGCACCGGCAGGGGTTCGTGCTCGCGCGCACGGCGGGCTGA
- a CDS encoding ABC transporter ATP-binding protein: MTDPSTEGWIRRLWRYMLRHRRSVVISLVAALLGSLCQVVVPLVARRIVDGVIVAHTSPLGPWLALLLALAAATFGFTYLRRYRGGRVALEVQNDLRNDMHDHLQRMDFASLDQMPTGQLVSRANSDSALVQGLLNMLPIMSGNVILMVLSIVVMFTLSPLLALVSLVMVPVLVVTAYRMRRRIMPATWDAQQREGEVAQIVDEDVNGVRVVKAFGRERHEVEHLTRVATGLYGAQMRSVRIQARFQPLLESIPTLAQVAILALGGWLALEGRITIGTFLAFTSYVAALMAPARQLAGVLTIGQQAQVGIERIFQLIDREPAIRDAPDAVAVDHVRGDVVFEGVTFSYGTGSADIHPALDGLDLQVRPGERVALVGPSGSGKSTVASLVARFHDPESGRVLLDGHDLRDLRLHSIRGAIGMVFEDSFLFSDTVGANIAYGRPSATEAEIRHAAEVAHAIGFIDALPKGLETVVGERGLSLSGGQRQRIALARAILSDPRILVLDDATSAIDASTEQSIHDALRGELRDRTVILIAHRESTLHLADRILVLDHGCVVDEGTHESLVATSAVYRALVTGLDDDATDDTAAAAAAGDIDALSRLAQAAGGVTDDAWRPGAAAATPVATSGPGGGLGMGLGGRGRGSGRGMAGMFAATPELLARVAALGPIRDVPTVDLDRETVQDRRFSLATLLREFRRPLLLALLFVVVDAVAGLLGPVLVKTGIDDGVQRGSEVVLFGAAALFLLVTLADLADGMAETFVTGKAAQRIMLSLRIRIFAQLQRLSLDFYEREMAGRVMTRMTTDVDQFETLIQNGLLSALVSIVTFVGVGVALVLIDPELGLLTLLSVVVPLAGATVWFRSRSSRLYDEARERIAVVNADFQESLSGVRESQAFVHEAATVRHFHALGRRYLDSRIAAQRLVATYFPFVQFLSGVADVIVLGVGATLIGSGHLTSGALIAFLLYIDMFFSPIQQLSQVFDAWQQTRVSVSRISDLMALETLTPDASDAVVPPRLSGALELRSVRFAYPVVRTPVRPAERRGPADPRTASAAPSARAVRPPEALHDVTLAVRPGETIAFVGETGAGKSTVMKLIARFYDPDDGAVLVDGQDLRTLDLRAYRRQLGYVPQEAFLFTGTVRDNIAYGRMDATDAEVEAAARAVGAHEFVSELPGGYHHQLSERGRSLSAGHRQLIALARAELVDPAVLLLDEATSNLDLLTEARVTAAMQTVASGRTTIVIAHRLQTARAAHRIAVIAGGRIAELGPHDELLARGGRYAAMWQAYEAVDAR, encoded by the coding sequence GTGACCGACCCGAGCACCGAGGGCTGGATCCGCCGCCTCTGGCGTTACATGCTCCGCCACCGCAGGAGCGTCGTCATCTCGCTGGTCGCGGCGCTGCTCGGGAGCCTCTGCCAGGTCGTCGTACCGCTCGTCGCCCGTCGCATCGTGGACGGCGTGATCGTCGCGCACACCTCGCCGCTCGGACCGTGGCTGGCGCTGCTCCTGGCGCTCGCCGCCGCGACGTTCGGCTTCACGTACCTGCGGCGGTACCGCGGCGGCCGGGTGGCGCTCGAGGTGCAGAACGACCTCCGCAACGACATGCACGACCACCTGCAGCGCATGGACTTCGCGAGCCTCGACCAGATGCCGACGGGGCAGCTCGTCAGCCGGGCGAACTCCGACTCGGCGCTCGTGCAGGGCCTGCTCAACATGCTGCCGATCATGAGCGGCAACGTGATCCTGATGGTCCTGTCGATCGTCGTGATGTTCACGCTGTCACCCCTGCTCGCCCTGGTCAGCCTCGTGATGGTGCCGGTCCTCGTCGTGACGGCCTACCGGATGCGGCGCAGGATCATGCCCGCGACCTGGGACGCCCAGCAGCGCGAGGGCGAGGTGGCGCAGATCGTCGACGAGGACGTCAACGGGGTCCGCGTCGTCAAGGCGTTCGGCCGGGAGCGGCACGAGGTCGAGCACCTGACGCGCGTCGCGACCGGCCTCTACGGCGCGCAGATGCGTTCGGTGCGGATCCAGGCGCGGTTCCAGCCCCTGCTCGAGTCGATCCCGACCCTCGCGCAGGTCGCGATCCTGGCGTTGGGCGGGTGGCTCGCCCTGGAGGGCCGGATCACCATCGGCACGTTCCTCGCGTTCACGAGCTACGTCGCCGCGCTCATGGCGCCCGCTCGGCAGCTCGCGGGCGTGCTGACGATCGGACAGCAAGCGCAGGTCGGCATCGAGCGGATCTTCCAGCTCATCGACCGGGAGCCCGCGATCCGGGACGCGCCGGACGCCGTGGCGGTGGACCACGTCCGGGGCGACGTCGTGTTCGAGGGTGTGACCTTCTCCTACGGGACCGGGAGTGCCGACATCCACCCCGCGCTCGACGGGCTCGACCTGCAGGTGCGGCCCGGCGAGCGCGTCGCCCTCGTCGGGCCGAGCGGGAGCGGCAAGTCGACGGTCGCGTCCCTCGTCGCCCGGTTCCACGACCCGGAGTCCGGGCGGGTCCTGCTCGACGGACACGACCTCCGCGACCTCCGCCTGCACTCGATCCGTGGCGCCATCGGCATGGTGTTCGAGGACAGCTTCCTGTTCTCGGACACGGTCGGGGCGAACATCGCCTACGGGCGTCCCTCGGCGACCGAGGCGGAGATCCGCCACGCGGCCGAGGTCGCTCATGCGATCGGGTTCATCGATGCGCTGCCGAAGGGGCTGGAAACCGTCGTCGGTGAGCGTGGCCTGTCGTTGTCCGGCGGGCAGCGGCAGCGGATCGCCCTCGCCCGGGCGATCCTGTCCGATCCGCGGATCCTCGTGCTCGACGACGCGACGAGCGCGATCGACGCCTCGACCGAGCAGTCGATCCACGACGCGCTCCGCGGCGAACTCCGGGACCGGACGGTGATCCTCATCGCCCACCGCGAGTCGACACTGCACCTCGCCGACCGCATCCTGGTCCTCGACCACGGGTGCGTCGTCGACGAGGGGACGCACGAGTCCCTCGTCGCCACGAGTGCGGTGTACCGCGCGCTCGTCACCGGCCTCGACGACGACGCGACCGACGACACCGCGGCGGCGGCCGCGGCGGGTGACATCGACGCCCTGAGCCGGCTCGCGCAGGCGGCGGGCGGCGTGACGGACGATGCCTGGAGGCCCGGAGCGGCTGCGGCGACCCCGGTCGCGACGTCGGGGCCCGGTGGTGGCCTCGGCATGGGGCTCGGCGGTCGCGGACGCGGCAGCGGTCGGGGCATGGCCGGCATGTTCGCGGCGACCCCGGAACTGCTCGCGCGGGTGGCGGCGCTCGGACCGATCCGGGACGTCCCGACGGTCGACCTCGACCGCGAGACCGTGCAGGACCGACGGTTCTCACTCGCCACGCTGCTGCGGGAGTTCCGACGTCCGCTGCTGCTGGCCCTCCTGTTCGTCGTGGTCGACGCGGTCGCCGGCCTGCTCGGGCCGGTGCTCGTCAAGACCGGCATCGACGACGGCGTGCAGCGGGGTTCCGAGGTCGTGCTGTTCGGCGCCGCGGCCCTGTTCCTGCTGGTGACGCTCGCGGACCTCGCCGACGGCATGGCCGAGACCTTCGTGACGGGCAAGGCGGCCCAGCGGATCATGCTGAGTCTGCGGATCCGGATCTTCGCCCAGCTCCAGCGGTTGTCCCTGGACTTCTACGAGCGTGAGATGGCGGGCCGGGTGATGACCCGGATGACGACGGACGTGGACCAGTTCGAGACGCTCATCCAGAACGGCCTGCTCTCGGCGCTCGTGTCGATCGTGACGTTCGTCGGGGTCGGCGTCGCGCTCGTGCTCATCGACCCCGAACTCGGTCTGCTGACCCTGTTGTCGGTCGTGGTCCCGCTCGCCGGGGCGACCGTGTGGTTCCGGAGCCGGTCCTCCCGGTTGTACGACGAGGCGCGTGAGCGCATCGCCGTCGTCAACGCGGACTTCCAGGAGAGTCTGTCCGGCGTCCGCGAGTCCCAGGCGTTCGTGCACGAGGCCGCGACGGTGCGGCACTTCCACGCGCTGGGGCGGCGGTACCTCGACTCGCGGATCGCAGCGCAGCGTCTCGTCGCGACGTACTTCCCGTTCGTGCAGTTCCTGTCCGGGGTCGCCGACGTCATCGTGCTCGGCGTCGGCGCGACGCTCATCGGGTCCGGACACCTGACGTCCGGGGCGCTCATCGCGTTCCTGCTCTACATCGACATGTTCTTCTCGCCCATCCAGCAGCTGTCGCAGGTGTTCGACGCGTGGCAGCAGACGCGGGTGTCGGTGTCGCGGATCAGCGACCTCATGGCGCTCGAGACCCTCACCCCGGACGCGTCGGACGCCGTCGTCCCGCCCCGCCTGTCGGGCGCGCTGGAGCTGCGGTCGGTGCGGTTCGCCTATCCCGTGGTGCGCACGCCCGTGCGTCCAGCGGAACGCCGCGGCCCGGCCGACCCGCGCACCGCGTCCGCCGCCCCGTCGGCGAGGGCGGTCCGACCGCCGGAGGCACTGCACGACGTCACGCTCGCCGTGCGCCCGGGCGAGACGATCGCGTTCGTCGGCGAGACGGGCGCCGGCAAGTCGACCGTGATGAAGCTCATCGCGCGGTTCTACGACCCGGACGACGGCGCCGTCCTCGTCGACGGGCAGGACCTCCGCACGCTCGACCTGCGGGCGTACCGCCGGCAGCTCGGGTACGTGCCGCAGGAGGCGTTCCTGTTCACCGGCACCGTCCGGGACAACATCGCGTACGGCAGGATGGACGCCACCGATGCCGAGGTGGAGGCGGCGGCGCGCGCCGTCGGCGCACACGAGTTCGTGTCCGAGCTGCCCGGCGGCTACCACCACCAGCTGTCGGAACGGGGGCGGTCCCTCTCCGCGGGGCACCGGCAGCTCATCGCCCTCGCCCGTGCCGAACTCGTCGATCCCGCGGTCCTGTTGCTCGACGAGGCCACCTCGAACCTCGATCTGCTCACCGAGGCGCGCGTGACGGCGGCGATGCAGACCGTCGCGTCCGGTCGGACCACGATCGTCATCGCCCACCGGCTGCAGACGGCACGCGCGGCACACCGCATCGCCGTGATCGCGGGAGGGCGGATCGCGGAACTCGGCCCGCACGACGAGCTGCTCGCGCGCGGGGGCCGGTACGCGGCGATGTGGCAGGCGTACGAGGCCGTCGACGCGCGATGA
- a CDS encoding VOC family protein, whose amino-acid sequence MAQGVAAVWVPVTDMQRAVAFYRDTLGLEVTHEGDDWSEIDGGGLRIGLNAREDAKPASDGGAVITFQPDGSIEDEIATLKERGADIEGSVSEHPWGRIMPFKDSEGNDLQYYTPPQG is encoded by the coding sequence ATGGCACAGGGAGTAGCGGCGGTCTGGGTGCCCGTCACGGACATGCAGCGCGCGGTCGCGTTCTACCGCGACACGCTCGGACTCGAGGTCACGCACGAGGGTGACGACTGGAGCGAGATCGACGGCGGTGGCCTGCGTATCGGCCTGAACGCCCGCGAGGACGCGAAGCCCGCGAGTGACGGCGGCGCCGTCATCACGTTCCAGCCGGACGGGAGCATCGAGGACGAGATCGCGACGCTCAAGGAGCGCGGCGCCGACATCGAGGGCTCCGTCAGCGAGCACCCGTGGGGTCGGATCATGCCGTTCAAGGACTCCGAGGGCAACGACCTGCAGTACTACACGCCGCCGCAGGGCTGA
- a CDS encoding aldo/keto reductase — MPALIDTFTMSNGLHIPKIGFGTWQIPDGAAAYDATRAALDAGYRHIDTARAYGNEASVGRAIKDSGVPRDEVFVTTKCPAEVKTADGARHAFAESERLLDVGPIDLYLIHAPWPWNAIGSDHRAGNIEVWKVFEELYDAGRTRSIGVSNFDVDDLESLAADTDVVPHANQIRWFIGNTQDETTAYCRERDLLVEGYSPLATGGLLENEAIRAIGERYGKSVAQVAIRYLLEKDVLPLPKSTTPSRIAENADVDFALSAEDIATLDALEGTDA; from the coding sequence ATGCCCGCACTCATCGACACCTTCACCATGTCGAACGGCCTGCACATCCCGAAGATCGGCTTCGGCACCTGGCAGATCCCCGACGGGGCGGCCGCGTACGACGCGACCCGCGCCGCGCTCGACGCCGGGTACCGGCACATCGACACGGCACGCGCCTACGGCAACGAGGCGAGCGTCGGCCGTGCGATCAAGGACAGCGGCGTCCCGCGCGACGAGGTGTTCGTGACCACGAAGTGCCCGGCCGAGGTGAAGACCGCCGACGGCGCCCGTCACGCCTTCGCCGAGTCCGAGCGCCTGCTCGACGTCGGCCCGATCGACCTGTACCTCATCCACGCGCCCTGGCCCTGGAACGCGATCGGCTCGGACCACCGCGCCGGGAACATCGAGGTGTGGAAGGTGTTCGAGGAGCTCTACGACGCCGGGCGCACCCGTTCGATCGGCGTCTCCAACTTCGACGTGGACGACCTCGAGTCCCTCGCCGCGGACACCGACGTCGTCCCGCACGCCAACCAGATCCGCTGGTTCATCGGCAACACCCAGGACGAGACCACCGCCTACTGCCGCGAGCGGGACCTCCTCGTCGAGGGGTACTCGCCGCTCGCCACGGGCGGTCTGCTCGAGAACGAGGCGATCCGGGCGATCGGCGAGCGGTACGGCAAGTCCGTCGCCCAGGTCGCGATCCGCTACCTGCTCGAGAAGGACGTCCTGCCCCTGCCGAAGTCCACCACGCCGTCGCGCATCGCCGAGAACGCCGACGTCGACTTCGCGCTGTCGGCCGAGGACATCGCGACGCTCGACGCGCTCGAGGGCACCGACGCCTGA